From the Anopheles stephensi strain Indian chromosome X, UCI_ANSTEP_V1.0, whole genome shotgun sequence genome, the window TTTACACCGAAAAATCCGGGAATAATGCTCACCCGGTGCTTTCGTGTCGTTTGCTTTACCTTTTTGCAgttggatttatttttattcgcttgCTTGCACTTCAAACAATGCACAACACTTGGTCGACAGGGAAGACCGCACTGGTTCGATGCTGACGGTACGATTGAAGAAATGGAACTGAGGCATTCAACTAGCCAGCCGCGGTTTGGTTTGACTGGCTTCCCGGAAAGACTGTAACACAAACACTGATGCGTTCTGTGTGCGCGCGCTCTGGCTGTTTCGTTCCCGCACACAGAGGCGGGTACGCATGGGATGTAGTGTCGTCCTGCTCGGTGACGGCTGGTTGTATCGCAGCGGCGCCAACAGTGCTCAGTTTGTGCGTGCGACAGTGCAAGTGTGTGCGTGACGGCGGAGTTCTACGTGAGCAAGGCGGCACGGTTTGGCAGATACAGCACCGCTCATCGGGCAACCCTTGCGGAAGGGAATTAAATATGAAATTTGTAACGGCCGGTAGGCTTGTGGCGCGCGTTCGCAGGTAACGCTATCGGAAAATGCAGCAGGGCCCAAAATTTGCCAATGTTTCCAATGCTGACCGAATAAGTGAGAGCGAGGTACGGAATGATGCTATTTTTGTAGCTGTAGTAATAATAGAGAATGCTGACAAGAGGTTCATTTTGAGGGTTATAAGGGATAGCTTAGAAAAACAGTCCCTTTTTCATGCGGGAACTGATGCAGTTGGAATATCGCGGGTACTGATTCGGATTCATTGGCGGAGGCAGTAACAGCAGCTGAGGAGAGTCTAATAAGGGTCAGATATGGGAGATATGTGGTGAAGTCCTATCGGAGAAAGTAGCCGAGTAGCACGGTCGGAACAGGTATGGGATCTAGTCAGGATCGTCTGACTGACTATCCACCAGCGGGTAAAATAAATGGAACCCGGCCTTGGTAGGCTAAGACCTCTGGAGGTTGAAGCGCCAAATAGGAGAAGATACCGTCGTCTGCGTCATGTAAGTAGAACAATGCTTTTCGGATGTTCCTATTATAAAATTAACACAATCCATATGAATCCTTTAATTTTGAAGGTAGGAGCGAAATGCGtggtccgttttttttattaaaacaagGACAAACAGGGAACGGCACTATTCCAAGCATACGCTCCATATGTGATTCGTGGCTGCTTCTAGGCGAATTTGCGATAGAATCCTACCGTTCTGCATGCATGGGATAGGTTAGTGTAGGCGAACCAATAGAATCGAGAGTTATTGGTTTTGTGTCTGAAGACGGAAACGATCCCTCTTGCTGTTCGCTATATTACCGATTACTGGATTAGTTAGACGACGGGAACAATGGTGTGCCGCTGCCTCTGAGCAGCGGAAAAAAATTGCTATATAATGGGTACCCTCACCAATGACTCTAGTAGTGCCATACCACCTAAACGCATCCATTGTGGATTCGAGGCCCATCCGCTATTGGACGTGCCAGGGGTGTTAGGGAATAAGGGGTGGAGGACAGAAAGCGTTCGGTGCAGAGCTGCACTAGACGAACGCATCGTGCAGGTCGGACGTGTTGAGTTCGTCCTCCTTGGAGATCTCCGCACAGCGTGCGGTCAGATCGTCCTCCTCCAGCTCCAAACACTTGCCCCACTCCTGCAGCGAGATGCGATGGTCCCGGTTCGGGTCGCAACTCTCCAGGAACGGTGCGATACAGTGCTCCAGCGCGAACAGCGGTGCCCGGATCGGGAACAGCTCATGCCGGGACACGGTGTTGTCGTGCGGATGTCCGTCCAGCTCGCACCACTTCCAGATCGCCGCATTCGTCCAGCGCTTGGTCATGTTCGTTTCGGCCTCGTGCTCCAGCTCCATGTACGCTTCCGGCAGCTCGTTGCGCACCGCCAGATCGTGCATCACGTTGAACAGCCAGTCGCGCATACGGCGCGGGAAGTCGGCCAGATCGTTCTCGCTGCACTCGGGCATCTCGCGGCAGGTGCCGTAGTAGTCGATGTGCACGTGGCGCAGCTCCTCGTGCCGGCAGCCCGCATCGCCCGTGTTGCACAGACACCGCTGACGATGTACCTCACAGGCTGAGTCCCAGGTTTCGTTCCGGTTGGTGCATACCTTGCGCCGCGGATCGGTTTCGCTCGGACATTCCGGGATGCATACGCACTCACCACGCTGTTCCGCAATGTTTGCCTTGCACACACGCCCGGCACCGCACCGGACGCCCTTGCACGGATCGATAAGACGCGGTGCACGGCCATCCAGCACGGCATCCTCCTCTTCCTGCCCCTGGTGACCATAGTGTTCGGCCGCAATACGGGCCGCCAGTTCGCGCGCCATCTGATCCTCCTGCTCGTAGTCTTGGCTTACGTGTTTCGCCTCGATGTGT encodes:
- the LOC118504147 gene encoding SPARC; the protein is MAKMQLVRLGVALIAVVACLLSAPPAHADEFMDELLNEFDDEDEALLRHIEAKHVSQDYEQEDQMARELAARIAAEHYGHQGQEEEDAVLDGRAPRLIDPCKGVRCGAGRVCKANIAEQRGECVCIPECPSETDPRRKVCTNRNETWDSACEVHRQRCLCNTGDAGCRHEELRHVHIDYYGTCREMPECSENDLADFPRRMRDWLFNVMHDLAVRNELPEAYMELEHEAETNMTKRWTNAAIWKWCELDGHPHDNTVSRHELFPIRAPLFALEHCIAPFLESCDPNRDHRISLQEWGKCLELEEDDLTARCAEISKEDELNTSDLHDAFV